The Arachis duranensis cultivar V14167 chromosome 9, aradu.V14167.gnm2.J7QH, whole genome shotgun sequence genomic sequence GATTAGGTTATGCGTATGCATTGTGTTACCATGGTATAATGCCTTATCAATTTGATGTGTTGTGATCATTCGCCTTTCGATTGTTTTCCGAGGTAATTtcgaatttttctttttatacagAGGATTACAAACACACGTTTTGAATTCGTCGGTTGAAGTTAAAGTTGAATTTTATTATTCCGAGAACAAATAATTGATGAGAATGAGGACCAAGACCTGTGAATAAAACAGCATGGGCTAACACTGAGCAGTCAAAAGGCGATTGAAAAGGAAAATAGTAATTATAGCAATAATAATGTAAATGACGAGAGAAGTTCATTATAAATTGGTTCATATATGATTCGAGTCTTGGTTATatgtcaaaaataataaaatcaatttatttgatcaaatgcTTGCATAATTGTGCTAATTTAGAATTTCTAATCAAAACATGGGAACTAAAAATGCCTTATATGTAGCTAAAATTGTGTATCATTAGATAATATTACCAGAGAATTTAGCagaatttattttctttgttgatAGGTTTGGAGTGACTATTACTACGGTCATTATTCCCGATGTGTGGTCATCATCGTTACTAGAACTTCTCTAGTCTTCCTCATCACCTTGTTTGTTTTGGTTCACAAATTCGgttaacatttaaatttttgcttATCACTAATAGTTCGGTTATAATAGGAGGAGAATGTAAATTGTTTTGCTTTTTCGCCATTAGTTATAACCTACAAAACGGGGTAaataattggaaaaaaaataatagtggGTTAAGTAGACTCAGTCACACAATGGGTCCCACCCTTAGTAAGTCGGACTTGAGGTATAACTTATCTTGTTTAAGGATTGAGCTTGCTTTTGCCTGAGACGGATGAGGTATTAATTAGCTTCAAGGGAAATGGTGGTGACGGACACCTGTAAAGACACTCCGATACTCAAGTTAGTAAAAATAGAAGATGAGTATAATGCAATTCAGAGTGAATAGCGTACTTTTTACATAGTTAGAGTTTGGTATTTATAGATTATAATCCTCTGTAGAGAGATTAAGATATTTGCCCATTCTTTCAGTAACTACTTTAGTTTGTTTCTGAATAAGTTATTATCAGTGAAATTCTCTCTGACAAAAAATAAGTAACAtttgttattatatttaaattccaATTTATAAACATAGTTAGACATTTATATTGGGTTATAACCATCAGATTAATTACCAATTTTACATTCTTATTATACCTATTTATATAGTAAATCAATTATTAGTAAAATTATCCTAATTGGACCTTAAACTTCTTTTCTACTCTTAACATTAACTTTCCGTTAACGATAACCTTGCCTTTaagattgtaaaaaaaattataaatcctaattacaattaaaaaaaatatttaaatttaaaaataatatttttttattttatttctattctaCTGctacaaaaaacaaaattaccCATAGAGTCCGTATAAatctaaaacaaataaaatataattgatgcataaatctaaAATTAGGCCTTAGTGTGTTAATCTAAAATTGGTCCAAAAGAGCTGTATTCTCAAAATTGGGCTTGAATTAAATGGATCACCTATCCTCTTCTTATTTTGGGCTTCAGAAATTAGGTTTCGGGCCAATGCAACACCAAACTCAATTGACCCAGCTCCTCTCTCCTTCCCTGGGAAGGAATCTCCAGCGACTCCTTCTCCTCCACTGTCCTACAGCTGCTGCCCTCCACCCATGTCCAAGCCTTGCTGCCCTAGGATTGATATTGCCGTCCAAGACCAGCACGCCCCTAACCCTGCGTGCCGCGGCCGCTTTTCGGGCATACCCGTCACAGATCCGAGTCCACTGTCACGGTCCCAAGGAAATACGGCGGCCATTAGTGGTGCTGGCTTCGCCATGATTGAAGGAACTCGACGGCACAGACCCCTTCCTTTTACCGTCGCTGCTCTGTCTTCCATTGTCGCTGCTCCGTCAACCCGGAACTTCGCGAGCATTTGCTCTCCCTTCGCGGAGGCGCCGTCCTTGGCGCCGCCTCCTCTGTTTAGCTCTGCAGCGTCGTCGGCGCCGGGAAAGACCACCGCGTGCGAGTTCAGATGCGGTGGCTTTAGTGGTGGTCGCGTCGCCTTCACCTCTGCCGGTTCTTGGTTTGCGTCCTCCACCTTCTCCATCGCGACGGCGCCGTCTTCGGTGCCGCTTCTGGCAGTGAGTTTACCGTCTCCCTTGCCCAGAGTGGTGCCATTCACTGCTCGTCCATCAACATCGTCACTGTCAATCGCAATCGCGGTAGATAATGCCATATATTCTTCTGAATCTTCTACTTGTTGAATTGCTTGTGTTGTCATATCCTGAATTGTGATGGATGATGCTGAAACTGGACCttgaaattttgattgaatttcTGGATCTGAGATTTGAAATTCTGCTTGAGCTGTTGATTCTATGGATGACTTTTTTTGGATCTGGATATGGTGTTGATATGGTAATTTTGGCTTTGAAATTTCTGGAAAAGGATTTTTCCATCTTTCTTCATAAAATTTTGCTAAATAAAATGCATCCAAAGAGATTTAGGATCGTCAAATATAATTTCTATATGGATATGTGTTTAATCCATTGAGAAAATTCTTCAATATTTCCGTGTCGTTAAATATAAGATGAAAAGGCAGTAGAATGCTCAACTACACTTCCAATTTGTTCCATTGGAGGTGAGATCACCATACCACCATGAAAATGGAGAATGGTGGCCAATGAAAGCACCAAATGTTAGGGataagaatctaagagataggTAGAGAATAGAAAATTTCCCAATTAAGGGCCAatggagagaagagagagtagaGAGAATCCCAATTAGGGCCAAAGAAGAAAGGAATCAATCACTGAAATCATTCATTGCTAGTTACATTCTTATTATACCTATTTATAGTAAATCAATTACTAGTAAAACTATCCTAATTGGGTCTTAGGCCTCTTTTTTACTCATAACATACTGCTATCCTTCCACAATCATTTTTCCCCCAATCTAATATCAATTCGATTTCACCATTCTTGGCTCCGCATTCCACTTGTTTGTATTGTTACATTTGTATATTTGGATTGAGTGATGTCAGTATTGCCCTTGGCGGtgctttattattgttattattattattatttactcaTTCATGGACAGGGAGCTTACTTATTCCTGTTCAGGTCTGCATTAAGCCTGCCATTTTGACAAAGTTCATCAACATTTATCaccattttttatgttattataaTCCAACTGTTGATGAGGCTTGACATAGTTTGTAACATTGAACTGGGTGTAGACAATTTTCATTCCATTTTGTGTGCTTCTTGTTACAAGTTGTTGTAAAGGAAATAGTTAAGATAGGAGGGGGAAGGAAAAACAAATTTCATTGTTTacccatttttttttattatttctttttcacaAAATTCATATTATAGGAACTTAAAATAGAAGCCAAACAGGCCATCATAATTCGAAAATAGGTTTAGTTATATTGAACTCACCCAGAGACTAATTTATTTATGCCTATAATCAGGCGAAGTTTAAATCAACCTTATCTGCAGAATCACTTCTTACTAGTGAAGAGGCTGTAATAGCTGCTGCTGCTTATGAAGCTGTTGCTCTTGCTAAAGCTGCTGTGAAGGTTGCAAAGGATGCAGCCCTGCTAGTTAAAAAGAAACCCTTGGCAGAACCAGCATTTAGATCGCATGTATCTTCCAAATCTGATAATTTACTTCTGACGTGGGTTCAACGTATGGAAACAGGAGATGACATAGCTAGACGGCCCATTGACTCTGGAGCACAAACAGTGGAAGATGTAAACATAGTGGATAGTGATGAGGAGTCAGATAATGTGGAGCCTACCTATGAGGAACTTGAGCGTCTGCAGGAACAGCTTTCAGATAGTATAGCCGTAAGATCCAGGCgccaaatagaaagaaaagctagaagagagagggtggcaGAGAAGACTCCCACAAATATTGTTTCTTTTAAGTCTGGTTCCCCCAGCAGGAGAAAGCGTGTTCCCGTTCAAGAAGTAGACTATTCCGATCCACTTCGTTACCTGAGAACAACAACCAGCACTACTAGGCTTCTTACATCAACTGAAGAAGTTCAACTGTCTGAAGGAATTCAGGTGAGAATCTCATGTTAGTGGTTATGCACTATTTTTATACTACACTCGCGTGGCAACcatggtttcatgcattttattttaatatgctCCAAATATGTTATATAGTCTCCATAAAATGCATGCTGATTTTATGATTCATCAATAAATTTTATGCCAATTTTAAGATATATCAAGTTATGCAAGTCTCATCCGTTAGGTTTGCGGCTGCTCACTTAATCTTACTTCCTGTTtagctgaccatttttttttgttttaagaaTCATCAGTCAGAAAAGGAATGCAATATTACAATGAAATTAGAAAGAATCTACTTATGCAGATTATTATCAAAGAATTTatattttaggagattttaatcCTTTAAGTTATAAAATTGCCGTCGAGTACCCCCccaaacaagaaaaaaacaaagaataactGTCTTCAAAGTTTCTTTCTGATAATGCAGTGAAGTTTATAATACTCTTGTTGTCGCCTAAATTATCTGGGCCCTACTGCCAATATGATTCAGGACCTACTAAAGCTTGAAAAGCTCCGGGAGGAAGTTGCAGAAAGATGTGGTGGGCAACCCACATTTGCTCAATGGGCTGCAGTAGCTGGAGTAGATCAGAAGACCCTGAGGAAACGTCTAAATCATGGGAAATTTTGCAAAGACAAAATGATTAAAAGTAATATACGGCTTGTGATATCAATTGCTAAGAATTATCAAGGAGCTGGGATGAACCTGGAGGATCTTGTCCAGGTATATTACCGATTCTACAGTTTTCAGTTAAATAAATTGTAGCTATGACGAACATGATGACCTTATTGTTTCAGTAATCAACTATATAATTCCCATTGATTACAGGAAGGATGCCGAGGCCTTGTGAGAGGTGCAGAGAAGTTTGACGCTTCCAAGGGTTTTAAGTTCTCCACATATGCTCATTGGTGGATTAAACAGGCAGTTCGAAAGTCGCTTTCTGACCAGTCAAGGACCATTCGCCTACCTGTGAGCACTATACTTATCTTTGGTTATCTTCTTTCTGACCATGTGTGTTACGGTGTTAGGGTGAAAAATACTGCGAAACTGAAATAGATCTAATGTCTATGATCGTCTGTATCATTGCATTGTTTTTTGTTTCGACAGTTCCACATGGTGGAGGCAACTTACAGAGTGAAAGAGGCAAGAAAACAATTTTTTAGTGAAAATGGAAGAAACCCCAATGATGAAGAAGTGGCTGCAGCAACTGGACTGTCAATGAAGAGGCTTGGTGCTGTACTCTTGACCCCAAAAGCTCCCAGATCTCTAGAGCAGAAGATTGGGATCAACCAGAATTTGAAGCCTTCGGTCTGTCCTaaacttattaaaatttattatgcttGATGGAAAGGACTTGTCTATGTGAGTTCATTTTGCTGATATGATGACGGATTTGTGTTTTTGACCAGGAAGTGATCGCTCATCCCGATGCTGAAACAGCTGAGGAACAGCTCATCAAACAAATGATGAAGAAGGACCTCGAGATGGTGCTGGAAAGTCTCAATCCCAGAGAGCAACAGGTCATAAGATGGAGATTTGGTATGGATGATGGAAGGATGAAGACATTGCAAGAGATAGGGGAAATGATGGGCGTGAGTAGGGAGAGAGTTAGGCAAATTGAGTCTGTTGCTTTTAGGAAACTTAGGAACAAGAAGAGGACCAAGCATTTCCAGCAGTATTTGGTTTCATCATAATCCTaccaaatatagaaaaaaaaaatgtatgttCTCATTGTTACAGCGGAGACAGAGAGTTAGGCTTATTTGATGCTGGTGAGGGTGCGGTCCATTCTCCCTTTTGCATATTCGTTTGTATCATTGTATGTACGTTCTTCCtcctttttattttcgttttcaTCTTTTACCTTCTTCCTCTCCAAAATAGGAAACAGAACGTTATTGGTATACCACTCGGAAATGGATGTACACACAAGGGAATAACTGTGAATTTATTATTACTAGTCAACCATTTTTTTTATCAGACGTTGAAGTGAGCTCTCTGCCCCTTCATTTCCCCGACGAAGATAAATAGATAATTCCCCAGAAAACAATATCCTGTTAACCGTTTTTGTATAAATTATGCACAAATCACATTTGCGGATATGCTGCATGAATAATTTAACTACTTATACCACTATCGTTcgtaataaatatattttggagTTGTATAGTCAGAATATttctaaaattacttttaattatatttatttgtatcAGTTGTGATCCATCACTTTATAACTCAGTCTTTATTGTGTATTATAAGCTATAATTCAGCCTTAATTATCATTCATTCTATAACCGACACCTTTATTACTGACTTAATGACTATTACTCTGATTTAATGATTAACGGCTATACcatcaactctattcatcaaCTCTATGCCTATAAAAGGCACCAATTTCTATATACACCGGATATTCTAGATATATTCTATATACATTCTATATTTATAGAATTATTCTTATACCTCTTAAACACTTACTGACTTGAGTGTCGGAGTGTCTTTTGCAGGTATCCACTCCCTTGTTTTCTCATTCCGGACGTATACCTCATCTTGACTGAGAGTTTACAAGTATTCACTGGCGGACGAGTTATACACCGGCCAACCTCTACAAGAAtaattggcgccgtctgtgcgAACGAGTAAAATAATTTCCACTCTCCTCAGGTTCATAAAACTTGAATGacattcaaatttttgaacaaatTTCAACAATCttgtttaagattttatttaataccttttatcaaattttaatctatCGTAACTTTTTATAAAGTATGTACTTTATACATTCAAATTGCTTCACTTTTACATATCATAATATTTCACATCTTATAATCGATCAATTAACCAATCTCAGAATAAACTCGACTTTCAATCAATTCGAGAACAAACTCGGTTTTCAATCAATCCGAGCACAAACTCACTTATcaattttgctttcttttttcaaaGTTCTCAATTTAcacaagtaaaattataaattttattcaacATACTTTTGCATTTATATTTTGTGTAACTAATATTTACTGATTTATTAGTTATATTCAAACTTCAATATATATTCTATACAATAATGACATGTAACAACCATgtcaattgaatttttatttcattatgtaCTATGTTCTTATTGCTTAGTAATTTCTTTTATACAATTAAATGATAGTAAGGATgagttcaaattttaaaattggattCCATCCAAAATTAATTGTATATCAGTTGTATATAACTGTTATACTATTCACTTTATcctattaaattttatgttactaTCTATATGATTAGTGTAGAAAGTTaagcaaaaaataattacaaatctgcaaatttattatttttgcacAAAAAATATACCTCATAgctaaacaaaatttattatatcattaaatgactaattattttattgctttattatcaaattaaagcatgtcctacaaaacaaaattcagatatTCACAGGCATGTATGACATTCATATATGTCGTCTTCTTCTCTACAATTATCAACTTTTAAGGTATATTTTTCTACTTTGAACTCTTCTACTTTTACAATGTATATTATTCAATATATGTTGCGACTTTGTACAtattcattttctcaatttatctTATTCATGTCATATGACCTTCACTATAAATTGTAAATATTCAATAACTAATTGCTTTGAGCGAGAAATTCATCAATAAGCTATTGTGGGCCGGAAAAATTCCCAAGACAATTAACCATTATATCCTCGGATCATACAATCAATTCCGTCAATGGATATCtatttttgaacttttcaaTTCACATACAATCAAATGCTAAAATTGTTCTTAAGCGGAAAAGTATCCCCCACACAACTATCTTGATCGAATGACTCATCactcaattattttttgaataagtgCCGATATAATAAATCGACTAAGCTTGGGGGCTCACCATATTATTATTCACTTATCTTTTAatcgagttataactcattttattttctaagtttatCCTGAATCATATGATCGCCAACCAAAGCTTGGGGGCTGTGATCCGTCACCTTATAACTCGGTCTTTATTGTGCATTATAAGTTATAACTCAGCCTTAATTATCATTCATTCTGTAACCGACACCTTCATTACCGACTTAATAACCATTATTCTAACTTAATGATCAACGGTCATACCATTAACTATATTCATCAACTCTATGTCTATTAAAGGCACAAATTTCTATATACACCGCACATTCTAGATATATTCTAtatacattctatattcatagaattattataatgTACAACACATGATGACTTCTATTTTATGTCATACATtttatattcatagaattattcttatacctcttaaacattattgacttgagcgtcggagtgtttTTTGCAGATACCCACTCCCTTGTTCTCTCATTGCGGACGTATACCTCATCTTGACAGAGAACTTACAAGTATTCACTGACGGACGAACTATACACCGGCCAACCTTTACAAGAACAAGTTATATAAGTAACTCCACAAATTAATTGTTCACGCAGTATTTGTGaaattattcttttcttttatactGATTTCTAATCTGTAAATGCAAGTGccatagttttttattttattttttgggtcTTAGAGGCCTAGAGGGTTGTTACTTGTTATTTGTTGAAGTTCTGGTATGGCATtaccttatttttaatttaataaaattatagaaactaacagtataattaaatataaaaaaattacaaatcaaattgcATAAGCATgataaatatttcaaatataAGTAATTAAGAATGAATAAAGTAAATACACTAAGGATTAACAATTACATCCGATAGACAACTAATTATTATTAGGTGAATTTTATGATGTTGTCCCTAACTTATATTTTATGGtagattttaaatatttaataattatttatttttatattttaaaattaaatattaatttttaatatttttaataaattagacaaatttttagatatttattattGATTCAGGCCAAAACAATAGTGTAATATTTGAAAATGGGGTTAGAATAGTATAATACACACGTATGAATTTAAAAGTAATATCCTGTAAtcgattaaaaatttatatgcatgaaaattatgattcacagatttttatttaaaaaactatttcttcttttgacttttaaaagaataaataaatgaaaaatgctacttattatttttatcttttcctgACAATGTCTATATTTATTAGTCATAACATATACTTGTACAATTTGTTATAACTTAACAAGTTAGTTAGAACTTGAATTAGGTATATTAATTAGCTAGACTAGACACAGAGTTAATCAGACTATCAcgttgtgtatatatatatatatatacacgatTGAGTGAGCCAATTCACTTCTTGACCCTCTTACAATGAATAACAGCTAAGTCCATTCTCTCACACTCTTCACGTCTTGACCCTCTTACAATCAATAACAGCTAAGTTCATTCTCTCACACTCTTCTCAGTATTCAACATGATATCAGAAGCAATTTTTTTCCTTGAACCCTCCacctttctcttctttctctcttctctcttcctctttcCTTGACTCACACAACTGAGTTTGATGAGAATGCGCGTATTTTACCTCTGTTCTTGGTAGAAACAGCGATTCCGATCAACGAGACTTAGAAAGAAGCGTCTCCTTTTTTTCCCCTAATTTCACCAACCATGGCACTACCAGCTTCATCTTTATCTGCGGTTTCTTTAGCTTCATCAATGGCTATAGATTTTTATAACCTCTCTCCCGCTGATCAACCAGGTCTAATCTTCGTCACTCAACAACTCGTTGCGGACAACTATCATTCTTGGAGTCACGCGATAGAGAAAGCCCTCAATGACAAACGTAAGCTTGGCTTCATCACTAGGTCGGTGCCTGTTCATGCCCCAGGTCAAGCTGTACGACCCGGGTTGATTGAAGATAAGACGACCGACTTGTTCAGACCAGGACTACCCGACCTCTTTATAAAAGAGGTCGGCCAAACTGCTACAGAGGTCCAAGAAGGCCCAAACAGaagaacacgacccaaatctaaaggcagcccaaACCTAGAAAGATAAGGGTGGTTcgcttaaagataagatgacttcactcaaagataaagataagataactatcttatctctagAAAGGTCattccacaccattataaatatattggagaacccaggtataactcatactctgattctactaaaaacctgcttaatacccttactaacttaagcatcggagtcccttgcaggtacaaccatcctccggtgacgaaggatcagcaccaccatccagtccaacaagtcgaacacaacagctccgaccagtatagaagatctcgtccaagatcgacctacaatttTAGGTGACCCTCGAAacattggtgccgttgccggagaacttggaagtcatcccatcatcatggcagACAACCTTGACAACGACCATGAATCTAATATAGAGAACAGAACACCGCATAAGAACGTGGACATTACtccaaaggatactcctcaaccAAACAAAGATAAGAGTCCACCAAATGCCGAAATTTTGGAGACACTTCAAACTCAACAAGATCGTCTCAAACAACTCGAAAAAGAGACTGAGCATCAACGAAAAGCCGAGAAGGACCTTCGAAGGGAGGCCAGGCAACGAGAAGAGCTAGAAGATAAGCTCttaaaacttgaagccgatcTAAACCAAAGCTACTCGATCTAGTCATGAAGATAACCCtcacaaagatcaagatccattcaccagagaGATTATGAAAGCcaaagtcccaaaggacttcaaagctcctgACATGACCCCATACGACGACACATCAGATCCAAACCATCATCTCAATAATTttagaagcagaatgtatctcgccgatgcctcagatgcaattcggtgcaaagccttcctgACTACCCTAACAAAAACAGCAATCAAGTGGTTCGACAGTCTGCCGCTAAGATCCATCACAAGTTTTGACGACCTAGCCAAGAAATTCCTCGCCAtgttctccatccagaaggacaaaaccaagcacgccccaagcctattagggatcaagcaaggagatcgggaaagtcttcgcaactacatggaaagattcaacaaagcatgtctggacatacaaagtctgccaactgaagcagccattatgggtctcatcaatggcctacgagaggggCCTTTTAGTCACtctatatcaaagaaacatCCCACATCTCTAAATGAAGTGCAAGAACGAGCAAAGAAGTAcattaacatggaggaaaattctcGACTAGGTGAGACCT encodes the following:
- the LOC107466404 gene encoding RNA polymerase sigma factor sigB, which translates into the protein MSKPCCPRIDIAVQDQHAPNPACRGRFSGIPVTDPSPLSRSQGNTAAISGAGFAMIEGTRRHRPLPFTVAALSSIVAAPSTRNFASICSPFAEAPSLAPPPLFSSAASSAPGKTTACEFRCGGFSGGRVAFTSAGSWFASSTFSIATAPSSVPLLAVSLPSPLPRVVPFTARPSTSSLSIAIAAKFKSTLSAESLLTSEEAVIAAAAYEAVALAKAAVKVAKDAALLVKKKPLAEPAFRSHVSSKSDNLLLTWVQRMETGDDIARRPIDSGAQTVEDVNIVDSDEESDNVEPTYEELERLQEQLSDSIAVRSRRQIERKARRERVAEKTPTNIVSFKSGSPSRRKRVPVQEVDYSDPLRYLRTTTSTTRLLTSTEEVQLSEGIQDLLKLEKLREEVAERCGGQPTFAQWAAVAGVDQKTLRKRLNHGKFCKDKMIKSNIRLVISIAKNYQGAGMNLEDLVQEGCRGLVRGAEKFDASKGFKFSTYAHWWIKQAVRKSLSDQSRTIRLPFHMVEATYRVKEARKQFFSENGRNPNDEEVAAATGLSMKRLGAVLLTPKAPRSLEQKIGINQNLKPSEVIAHPDAETAEEQLIKQMMKKDLEMVLESLNPREQQVIRWRFGMDDGRMKTLQEIGEMMGVSRERVRQIESVAFRKLRNKKRTKHFQQYLVSS